The following are from one region of the Canis lupus familiaris isolate Mischka breed German Shepherd chromosome 30, alternate assembly UU_Cfam_GSD_1.0, whole genome shotgun sequence genome:
- the OR4G10 gene encoding olfactory receptor family 4 subfamily G member 10, with translation MYEANYSEVSQFVFLGLSTYRPVQHFLLAFSTVFYVTIVLGNLLVVFTVTFDPYLHSPMYFLLANLSFVDLCLSTLTVPKMISDLQSGHKTISFQGCVIQIFALHVLGGSEMVLLISMALDRYVAICKPLHYLTIMSPQMCILLLSGAWAVGLIHSVVQLAFVIHLPFCGPNEIDSFYCDLPWFIKLACADTYRMEFMVTANSGFISMGTFFSLLISYVFILVTVWKRSSAGLSKAFSTLSAHITVVVLFFVPCIFVYVWPFPSVPVDKFLAVLNFVITPILNPIIYTLRNKDMKMALKRLSSQLLSLRMIS, from the coding sequence ATGTATGAAGCGAATTATTCTGAAGTGTCTCAGTTTGTATTCTTGGGACTTTCTACCTATAGACCAGTGCAGCATTTTCTCCTTGCCTTCTCTACAGTGTTTTATGTAACAATTGTTTTGGGAAATCTCCTTGTAGTCTTTACAGTGACCTTTGATCCTTACTTACATTCCCCTATGTACTTCCTTTTAGCCAATCTTTCATTCGTTGACTTGTGTCTTTCCACCTTAACGGTTCCCAAGATGATATCTGACCTTCAATCAGGGCACAAAACCATATCCTTTCAAGGATGTGTCATCCAGATATTTGCCCTTCATGTCCTGGGTGGATCTGAGATGGTGCTGCTCATCTCCATGGCCTTGGATCGATATGTGGCCATATGTAAGCCCCTCCACTACCTGACTATCATGAGCCCGCAGATGTGCATTTTGCTTCTGTCTGGTGCTTGGGCTGTTGGCCTCATTCATTCAGTGGTCCAGTTAGCTTTTGTTATCCATTTGCCTTTTTGTGGTCCTAATGAGATAGACAGCTTTTACTGTGACCTTCCTTGGTTCATCAAACTTGCCTGTGCAGACACTTACAGAATGGAATTCATGGTGACTGCCAACAGTGGGTTCATTTCCATGGGCACCTTCTTCTCGTTGCTTATCTCCTATGTCTTCATTCTGGTCACTGTCTGGAAACGTTCCTCAGCTGGTTTGTCTAAGGCCTTTTCAACTCTGTCAGCGCACATCACTGTGGTGGTTTTGTTCTTTGTACCGTGCATCTTTGTTTACGTGTGGCCATTTCCCTCAGTGCCAGTGGATAAGTTTCTTGCCGTTTTGAACTTTGTGATTACACCCATTCTGAATCCTATTATCTACACATTGAGGAACAAAGACATGAAGATGGCACTGAAGAGACTGAGTAGTCAGCTCCTGAGTTTGAGAATGATCTCCTAA